One window of the Equus caballus isolate H_3958 breed thoroughbred chromosome 2, TB-T2T, whole genome shotgun sequence genome contains the following:
- the NPY2R gene encoding neuropeptide Y receptor type 2 isoform X1: MGPIGAEADENQTAEEMKVEHYDPGQTTPRGELGPDPKPELIDSTKLIEVQIVLILAYCSIILLGVIGNSLVIHVVIKFKSMRTVTNFFIANLAVADLLVNTLCLPFTLTYTLMGEWKMGPVLCHLVPYAQGLAVQVSTITLTVIALDRHRCIVYHLDSRISKRISFLIIALAWGISALLASPLAIFREYSMIEINPDFEIVACTEKWPGEKSIYGTIYSLSSLLILYVLPLGIISFSYTRIWSKLKNHVSPGAANDHYHQRRQKTTKMLVCVVVVFAVSWLPLHAFQLAVDIDNHVLDLKEYKLIFTLFHIIAMCSTFANPLLYGWMNSNYRKAFLSAFRCEQRLDAIHSEVSMTFKTMKNLEVKKNNGANDSFTDATNV, encoded by the coding sequence ATGGGCCCAATAGGTGCAGAGGCTGATGAGAACCAGACAGCAGAAGAAATGAAGGTGGAGCACTATGATCCAGGGCAAACCACTCCTAGAGGTGAGCTGGGCCCTGACCCTAAGCCAGAGCTTATAGACAGCACCAAGCTTATTGAGGTACAGATTGTCCTCATATTGGCCTATTGCTCTATCATCTTGCTCGGGGTGATTGGCAACTCCTTGGTGATCCATGTGGTGATCAAATTCAAGAGCATGCGCACGGTAACCAACTTTTTCATTGCCAATCTGGCTGTGGCAGATCTTCTGGTGAACACCTTGTGCTTGCCATTCACTCTTACCTACACCTTAATGGGAGAGTGGAAAATGGGTCCTGTCCTATGCCACCTGGTGCCCtatgcccagggcctggcagtaCAAGTGTCCACAATCACCTTGACAGTAATTGCCCTGGACCGGCATCGTTGCATCGTCTACCACCTAGACAGCAGGATCTCCAAGAGAATCAGCTTCCTGATTATTGCCTTGGCCTGGGGCATCAGTGCCCTGCTGGCAAGCCCCCTGGCCATCTTCCGGGAGTATTCAATGATTGAGATTAATCCTGACTTTGAGATTGTGGCCTGTACTGAGAAGTGGCCTGGTGAGAAGAGCATCTATGGCACTATCTACAGTCTTTCCTCCTTATTAATCCTGTATGTTTTGCCTCTGGGCATCATATCTTTTTCTTACACTCGCATTTGGAGTAAACTTAAGAACCATGTCAGCCCCGGAGCTGCTAATGACCACTACCATCAGCGAAGgcaaaaaaccaccaaaatgctggtgtgtgtggtggtggtgtttgCTGTCAGCTGGTTGCCTCTCCATGCCTTCCAACTTGCTGTCGACATTGACAACCATGTCCTGGACCTGAAGGAGTACAAACTCATCTTCACCCTGTTCCACATCATCGCCATGTGCTCCACCTTTGCCAACCCCCTTCTGTATGGCTGGATGAACAGCAACTACAGAAAGGCTTTCCTCTCAGCTTTCCGCTGTGAGCAGAGGTTGGACGCCATTCACTCTGAGGTGTCCATGACATTCAAGACTATGAAGAACCTGGAAGTCAAAAAGAACAATGGCGCCAATGACTCTTTCACAGATGCTACCAATGTGTAA